The sequence below is a genomic window from Lysobacter capsici.
ACTTGCGCGCGGCCTTGACCGGCTTGGCGGCCGACTTGGCCGCAGCCTTGCGCGGCGCGGCGGCCTTCTTGGCCGGCGCCTTCGCCGTCGGAGCCTTGGCGGCCTTGCGAGCGGCCGGGGCGCCGCCCTGGCGACGCAGCTCGGCGGTCAGCGCATCGACGCGATCGCTCAAACCGGCCAGATCATCGCGGCCCGGCACGCCGAGCTTGACCAGCGCGCGCTGGACGCGTTCTTCGAACACCTTTTCCAGACGGTCCCAGGTATCGGTGGCGCGTTCGCGCGCCTGGCCGACCTTGGACTCGACCGCATCGCGCAACACGCTGGCCTGGCCGCCGGTGAACTTGCGCGCGGTCTGCTCGAGATTGAGACCTTCCTTGACCAGGCCTTCGAACAGCTTGGTGCCCTCGGCCTGGGCGCGACCGAACGCGCCGACGCCGGCCAGCCAGATCTGCTGCGCGGACTCGCTCAGCGTCTTGGACAGGCGCTCGGCCTGTTCCTGCGCGCTGCCCTTGCCGGCGGTGTTGCTGGTCTTGCCGGAAGTCTTCTTCGCGGTCTTCTTGAACTTGGCGGCCATGGACATCCTGTAGTTGGGGTTAGTGCTGTGCCCCCACCATGGCGTTGCTGTCTAGAGTATTCACACCACCACCCCTCGAAGGTTGA
It includes:
- a CDS encoding phasin family protein yields the protein MAAKFKKTAKKTSGKTSNTAGKGSAQEQAERLSKTLSESAQQIWLAGVGAFGRAQAEGTKLFEGLVKEGLNLEQTARKFTGGQASVLRDAVESKVGQARERATDTWDRLEKVFEERVQRALVKLGVPGRDDLAGLSDRVDALTAELRRQGGAPAARKAAKAPTAKAPAKKAAAPRKAAAKSAAKPVKAARKSIARPKPPVAP